The Capsicum annuum cultivar UCD-10X-F1 chromosome 1, UCD10Xv1.1, whole genome shotgun sequence sequence cggaggctgagtatcgtgctatggctgtgactacatgtgagattatttggttacgttggcttcttgcagatatgggggttcacatttctatgcctactcccctgcattgtgataacaaaagtgcggtacaaattgcaaagaattctgtctttcatgagcgtacgaagcacattgagattgattgtcacttcacccgtcatcatttacagctcgggaccatatcgcttccttttgttccatcgtctttgcagattgctgacctttttacgaaggctcagtcggcgtctcgatttcgttttttgtgtgacaaactctcaatgcttattgctgttgcattgtgagtttgaggggggatgttagcccatatgttattgggcctttagtttatggacctttaggttattggctatgtatatgtagcctacttttgtttagttagttttaggcttttcagattatattgtaaaccttagcctttcttcctgttaataaagttctattaacaagTATAAGGACTAAATACTAACTCATGCGCTTGTTAATAAATATAGTTTGTTGGCCGTGACAAACTTCACATATACTTGTTATTTCTCACCTGTATAGGTATAATAACTCTATCCACTAATGCTTGAATAAAGCAACATGTTTGTAAAGAGCAAAATCATTCATTGCAATGTACtagaataattagaaaaaaaaagttgtttctcCTTTCCTTTCATTTCCTTTTAAACATAAACAATGCCAAAAAGAATTCTATCCTATatataacctttatttttctttccatttacaACACCTCGAGCTCATACAACTTATATACAACAAGAATAATTTCCCTATGAAAGACattaaaatcataacaaaataaagttcttttgttgttgttgttgaggacTATGGAGAAGATGAGACCAAAGAAGTTGATGATGAACAAGGATGTAAAGAACCATCTGGTGTATTTCTACATAAAGGGCAAGTAGCATTTAACTTAAGCCATTCATCAATGCATTCAGCATGAAAATAATGGTTGCATTCTGGTATAGTTCTTAATGTCTCTTTAGGCACATAGTCCGATAGACATATCGGACATGTGCCATCGTTAGGATTGGGGAGACGTTGGCTCTCCCCAAGCACAGTTTTGGGATATGAATCGATTGTTGCCCGGTTAAGACCTCTCGTGGAGATTACTGATTGTAGATTGATGGCGGTGGTTGTTGTTGGGAGATCAGAGTTCAAATCGCGACGCGGAGTACTGTAAACTTTGAATTTACCAAAAGCAAAGCTTATTATTCCTATTAAACATACAAGGCCTGGTACTCCAACTCCAATTATAATGCCATATTTAGCTCCCCTTGGAAGTCCTGCACAAAGAATACCAAATGACTCTCAGACCATAATTTTTACTATAAGGTTGAAGGATCTAATATTCAATTAATTACCTAAACTTTAATCCAGAATAGTTACTATTAATTATATGAATCTTGTATATGTACCACAATCACTTTTCTTGGGTGGCTAGTTGGACATAGCAGGTACACATAAAATAGTCGATATCCATGTAAACTGACTCTTAACAATAATGTTAGGATCATATCTAAATCGTGAGGTGTAGGTTCATAACTTCATATGAAACCATGCTCCTCTTCCTAAACAGTGTATAGCAATATTATCTTTTTTCCAAGActacttaaatataatatatgtgTGCGATCAAGCTCAAAGAGTAAAAAAGGGCAGATcggtgcactaaaactcccgctatgcgcagggttgGGAGAAGgatcccaccacaagggtgtattgtacgcagccttaccttgcatttctgccagaggctgtttccaaggcttgaacccgtgacctcctgatcacatgataactttaccagttactccaaagtTCCGATCACCTTCAAGCTCAAACAGTCCTGTGGTAAAACAACTATTGGTGAAACCTCAATCTACAAGTGATATCGAGGATCTAAATCTTATGtctatattgttattttttccttccttttcatcCTAGAATTGAGCCAAACAGTTCAAATCTCAcatctatcttttaaaaaaaaagaaaaaactttttttcctAAAACTAGAATTAGGGATGCACCCATGTGGCATATGCATGTCATGTTGAAATCTCAATTTACTTTTGTCAACATAAACTTTATATAATCAAATGAAACGTCTATACTAAAGCTGGTAAACTGATTTTTTCTGCCAACTCCTAACTGTTAGCACTCTATTACGTGGCATGATAGATTTGTAGGTCATGGATGGTGAGCATACATGTCCAAAAGTTAAATAACTTTGTAAAATCAGAGCCTCATATTCTCACACTATGTGTCAAAGttctatttttctcttcaaaattaATGAGCAATAATGTGTCAAGTTGGATGGGCATTACGGTTTAGAATTTTTGCAAATAAGTTTACAACTTACTATTACtacttacaacaacaatatattatAGATCTAAAAAGAGCGATGAACACCTAGCCTTATTCAtttcataaaaagataaaaaagattattttcaatTGATCTCGagtcaaagtaaaataattttctagTTTTACTTTAGCTCTAAATATTTTCCATCAGctttatcaatttttattatcATACAATGCTACCGACTTGTCTATGTTAAACCACGTAGTTGGTACTTCCTgcaattatgattttcaatttttttacattattaAGGATAATTATATTTGGATCCCACAATTattgataaaattctaatttGGTCATTGAAATAGTTGGTTAAATATGCTACcttcaattaattaaaatatgtagTTTTGATCTCTTAATATAGGGATTATGTGATATTTAAACTATTTCCAACTATATTAATATATTATCCTCGAATATGAATAACAGTACAAATTCAACATTTACATCTTACTAATTGAATGATTTAGCACTTACAAATTCATTAAACTGGTGGAGGTTCATGTACTTAATCATAAATTACAAGGATCGAAATTAAGATTTGTTAATTTTCGAGGGACTAAAAGCCTtaattttctccttcttttttttttttaatataagaaaaataaaacacgGCTCAATCTTGATCAATAAATAAACAGCCAAAAGCAACTTTCCACTTCATTAGGTAAGCTACAATTATTAGACCCCACATAAAATATTTGCCAATTTTTAATTGGTACTTCATCAACTATGAATTAGTTTATATGATGTAACATGACATGCACATGGACTATGTAGCACTAGTGATTAAGACACTCTACAGATGACATGCCATCTAGAAAGTTCAACCACCCCCACCAAGAATCAAATTGGAAATTTTGTAAAGACATTTTGTTAAAAAGATAAATCTAATTTCCCTTTTATGAAAACTTTTATTAGTACCCCCTTTAAACCTTTTTCTAAATATCAGAGAAAAGTACCTTTCCATTTCCAAAATTTGTTCttgaatatattttcaaaaaagtttcaaaGGAGCTaagaaagaggaaaagaaaatataattaagacttatatagtgtttggtaaaataaaaatgcttataaatatttagcttttatcaaaataattaaaataagtcaatccaaacatACTCTTAATGTGCCAAGTCATCCACTTCATAAAACAAAGCTAGTGAAAGTAGTTAACCAGAAGAAATTTAGTTGCACGTGATATTTACATCAAATTAATGAACGTAAAATACACGACAAGTATCAAATGAAGCTTGAGAAttaaaaagggcagcccgatgcactaaagcttccACTATGTGCAGGGTCCGGGAAAAGCCCcgccacaagggtgtattgtatgcagcctttCTTCCTATAAATGAAGCTTAAGAATTGATGGGCAAAAATGTCATCCAATTTCAATATCTATGCTAGCAAAACTTAATCAAGATGGAAATTTAAATGTTTCCAATATATACattaaactaattaatgaaaGAAATATGTCGATCATACACACATTGATCAAGTGATATATGTATTGTTACTTCAAGGTTAAATTAGTTGGTTTGACATTAACACTCAATGTGGATAACTAGTACAGTAATCGAGTTGCACGTAAGTTAATCTAGACGCTAGTAAGTACATTCTAACACATGGTACAATGCTTACAATGCACATAACAGATATAATCATAGTGTCGGAATCAGCTTTTGCACATATCGACTAATTTTACGATCCACAGAATTTCGAAGGACATACCTTTAGAAGCAGGAGGATTTGAGCAAGCAATATCAGATCCAGTATCACTCTTAAACCCACAAAGTTTCCCCTGATTTTCACAGATTCTGCAACCTGGTTCAGCCCAAGTTAACACAAGACCTTCCATTGGAGACCAAAACTGTGAATCTTCCAATTGTAGTGGAACTGAAACCCTTGAGTTAATCAATTTACAACCAATTGGCTTTTCTTGTTCATACATGCTCGGCGGCATTGCCAAAATTGCCTGATTTCTGCTCGTAACTCCCCGGCAATATAGAGGAATTGCTACCTGATAATTTGGATAACTCAACCAATCATCCGAAGTACAcctaaattcaaatttcagaAATCAGTACTTCTATTGGAAATAGCTATTGGATCTTGTTCACTTGTAACAACGCTAATTAGCTCATTAACTCGTCCTCCTTCTAAACTCGAATAACCAGTTATTCATCATAATATGATGAGAGTTGTACAGAAAACACGAATGATCTAGTGATAAAAATGTATATTACCATTGCAAAGATGAGGTTCAAACTCACATGATGCATTTCGAAAAATCTTAGTAGCTCAATTGATTGATTATCTGATGGTGAAATTTCGATTTCTCACTATTAGCCTACTATGAGTTTTACAAAAAGTTGAAGAGTTAAGACCCAAATGATGCATTTCTGGAGGTCAGCTGGTTGACTATCTGAACTTTCACCTGAAGGATGCATTTCTGGAAATTGCAGTAGGTCAATTAGTTAATTAGTTGACTATCTGAACTTTCGCCTGAATGATGCATTTCTGGAAATCGTAGTGGGTCACTTGGTTGACTATCTATACTTTCACCTAAATGATGCATTTCTGGAAATCGTAGTAAATCAGTTAACTTTCACCTAAATGGCATTTTTGAAAATCACAGTAGGTCAGTTGGTTGACTATTTGAACTTTAACCTAAATGATACATTTCTGAAAATCGTAGTAGATCAGTTGGCTGACTACATGAGCTAGTATTCGATTCCCTACTTTATAATCCTCTCTCCCTAACTtcagttggaaaaaaaaaaaaatctcacaaGTAGAGCCTGAAGAAGATATACACGATGTATGCAGACCTTATCTCTAGCAGGTAGAAAGGTTATTTTCGATAAATCTTCGATTCAAGTAAAACCagtttgaagaaaaagaagaaaatacacTCTGCATCAGCTAGGATATAATCCAGATCGGGAATAAAGTAATTTATTAATACAAATCGTGATTACTGCAGATCCGCTTCAGCTAAAGGAAAAACAAGTAAGTCTTTCAACTAGCATTACCTCACGATCGTATAATTCCGTTGATGTTCAGCTCTGAATGAAGAGTTAGTGAGATTGAAATTGATGAGACGTTTGACAAGGCAGAAATCAGGATCATATAGGATCATAGATTGAGCAGAATAGTCAATGTCTGTAACTAAAAAATCACCTGTAAAAGGTAGTGTTACTATCGTTTGGCCTCTTTCATTACACGAAAGATCGAAACCGGGGTACCCGCACCGGTCCGATTGCCGGCTTTTTAACCGGAATGGGAACCGGATTTCCGGTCCGATTCCCATGTCAGAGCATGAAGTTGGGTTACAGACATCAACAGAGGTAACTAGGAGACGGTTAAGGAAGAAGGAAAGGGTGATTATTATGGTGTTAATTATGAGATTAAGAAaagtgattttcatttttggggGGAGTTAAGAAGTTTGGTGGAGCTTAAAAATGGTGTTTGAGTTATATGGGAACTTTTTGTAGGGAAAAAAAAAGTGTGATGTTTTATTGGTAAGTTAATGGGTGTTTGGAGTTGCTCTAGATGGATTGTGATTGTCAAACTTTGTATTATGATGATGAAGTCAAAtgtgaagatactaaaattattatAAGTATACTCACTTCGACATAAATAGGGTTGGTAGTatgtttattttttggagtttCGTATTTGAATTATTAGGTGTTTGAATATTTTAGTGGAATTATCATAAACTAATTTGAAATATGCTTCAACTATATGTTGTtctttttctgatagaaaaaaTGAAACAATCGATAGTTGAGATATATTGTGATAAATAATTAGTGATAGTCCtaacataaaattttagaaaatcgaCATCTTTTGGTTGTATTTTTTATCCTTCTACTCCCTTTGCTGTTGTCTTTTCAAATCGTCTTAAGAAGAATGTATCTTCgaaaagtttttaattttaactttttatttgacatatttaagattataaaattaaaatatgttttattacattacatatttttagtttaagatcctaaaatttaaaagtattctttattttattaaacttcATATCAAATAAATTAACAATAGCATATTCAATGTAATGTAGAAAGATTGTTGTTAAAACTAGAATTATCTAgttatatgtacaagttacatggagtattattttaatgatttctTAATTTTCTCCACATATTAATTATCaggaaaaaaaattacttttcaatttcaacaattaattTGTTcgtttttctttgtattctttcgTGAAGGAGAACATTTTCGAAGTTAATTATACTCGTTACATAGTGACACCAAAAAACTTGGAATAAATAAAGTacatcattttcataattttaaaaatttacgtATACGTTTGTAGTTTATTGATAGTCATTTTCTAAAATAAGTATAGATTAAAAATGTTTAGGTAAAAGACAAATTGAATTAGGTGATTAATCATGCACGGGGCTCAACCATTATGCAAAAACTAGAATATTAAACCATAGCCATCTTATTTTATTACTTTGTTTGttcaaatttatctttatttttcaatagttaaattatttaaatttaattgcgatacatgcaaaaataattataataaagaataaatttatttgaattttgaaattttaaaaatatcacataaattaagtcGAGTGAGTAATTGTATTAGGAGGGTTTTAAATTGAACGAAGTTGGTGTGAAGTTTCCAAATTCGACTTAATTCAGATATTTTAATCTAAACTTTATATGTAACTTGAGAATCATTAAACatgtatataaattatttaatttggaATATATTGATTAAAAAGAATATGAATTATCTAGATTTAAAAgtcttataatatttttagtagtttaaTCATTCGACTTCGACACATAGTCAAGGATGATGATGGCTAAGAAAATACATATGGTGTAGGTGTTTGAATATTGCATGGAAGTCTTTCTCttgaataaaaaattttcttcattccataattaattaattacaatttataagAAATCACCTAATTACTATTATATTTCGGAAATTGGATAATACTCCccctccgtctcaaattgagatgacacattgattaagaaaaataattaatatcatgCTTAATTTACCATAAtattcctattaaatgatgtttacattttaatttgaaggaaaaacaattaatgcaaaggataaaacatagaaaaaaaattgtctcttcttgattaatgaaaaaagataagtaaaatcggaaatcaaattaagaaatttgtgACTGGTAATTTGGGATGGAGGAAGTATGAAGCCAAATTAGTATAACTTGGCAAGACCGCAACTCTCAAACCTTGAGGAATTATTCTTTTAGAAGTACAAAATTAAAtaggattttctttttattcacgTACAATAtttacacattatatatatatatatatatatatatatatatatatatatatatatatatataaattgatatgaaatatGTATTGATGTAATTAATTAATTGTGATTAATGATTATTACAGTTGGTTTCGAAATTGAGAAGATTGCAAATTAAGACGGCaataattcagatgacacaatACGAACTAAAAGCAcaatattattgatataatttggcCAACTGGACCACACATGAAAattaatatcaaagaaaatataaaactattcGAAGAAAATTTCTCCCTAAACAAGAATCacaaacgactacattgtggatgctactatgttatgatatgagaggagggatcttctatttatagatgttcaaaatctTCCCTTCAAGAAAAAAagtttgtcaaatatgaaaaagttttatattttcttttaaaaaaaataaaagtacgtAATTATgatgttacttttatttttctttcaagaaaaataaaacttaagtttcgtaagaaaataaggaaaaaacatAACAATTACGTGCTGGTACTAGAGATGTGTTATCATGTTTTGCATCTCACTCTGTTAGAGTTATAAAAATATTAAGTGTGAGTAAATACTTCTATTTTAATTATGCCCATGGAGTAACATTGTGGACAAAGCCATGCATAAAACACTATGTATATAAGAATTCACAGGAACCTAacatcttttattaaaaaattatatatattatggaaattcactaaatatatttataaatatttgatcttggatctagttatttttatatattaacaaAATCATCGTagaaattcataaactttaaattcaaaacttCTTGTTTTTTCATATTCTTTGTTGAATATAGCATGTTTGTTAATTTTTGGGAAGTCAAAATATTGTTAAACACAAATAATGTGCTTGTTTTAGAGACTTACagcgttttttttttttaaaaaaaaatactattaaatttCATCTTTAATCACAAGTCTTGGGTCTGAGTCTCGAGTATAGAGAAAATTTTGTTGGAAGTGCCACCCCAAAAAGGAGTCATGTAGTGCGCAATTCAAATTAGTCGAGACTCTAATACGAACATGCATGGTATACCTCGTTGGTTTAAAAAATTGTCGATATATGTATTGTTCATACATACTTATCCATGCGGAAATTTAAAAAGGTAGTTCGATGCACTAAAACTTTCACTATATACAGAATTCGAGGAAGGGTCCCACTAAAAGAGTATATTGTACGCAATCTTACCTTAAATTAGTGTCAAAGGCTATTTCCAAAACTTAAAAACTTATGACCTTCTCATTACATGACATCAGTTTGTGTTTGTCCACGtgtatgaaaaataataatcatgtattGTAACATGATTGTGAAAATTTAACTACCGAAACGTGTTTTAGGTTGAAAAGTGCAAGTTGGATCCAGATTTTTGAGTCTTAACATCACAATTTACTTTTCTTATATGTCAATTCTATTTTAAAGGAAAACTTGCTCGGAATTTGAGTTCCAATTCAAAGGATCGTTTTATCATTTCAATCGTAATCACTTCTTGGCCACTAGATTCGTAAACAAcatattttttgtctttgaatAACGGATAATCTTGTTCTAGCatcagaggcggagccagcctCCTTTAGGAGGTTcggccgaacccccttcgacaaaaaaaatatactatttatacatgattaaaagtatttttttatgtggttatattaggtgttgaacccccttcgattaagttttctttaaatattaaaCTCATTTagttgaaatcctggctccgcctctaTAGAGcatatatgaaaataataaaaaaataaaaatgactctCGTGACCTACCCAAATATGTCATATACTACTTTTAAGATATATTGCATActtctttaaagtatatttttactAGTCCTACATTGAATTGTTTATATTGTTTTGACTACTCCAAGTTctaaataatttgagaaaaaaaatatggaCTAAAAGGAGTTATTGGTCAATGGTCGACAGTCAAGAATGCTTTTTAAATTCTCTTGCTACTACTTCTAGTTGTTTTCCTAGTCAAGACTTTTTTTGGTTGAAGAtgcaaataaaattttaatatgctcttgcactttttatttattatgtgacTTGATTCATCGTATGAGAGCAAATTTAACTTTCTAAATAGTAATTTCAACACATTATGAGGTACTACATGATTAGTAATGTAAGAAACTAAGTATTATTATAGATCTATCTAATCTATGTATAGCTCGTTGGTAATTTAGTCGTCAAAGAAATATCGCTAACATATCAATTATAGAACACATAAATGTTATGAggtaatacatatatattaatataagaaATCATGTTCTTTTCACGGTCTATCCAATTTATGTAAGTCTCATTTATTAATTTAGTAGTCAAAAAAGCATCTATAATCTATGtgagtattgaatatatatatatatatatatatatataatgtaattttgTTTAATAATTATTGTATGTGGATCAACTTCCATATACCTCGATTGCACACGATATCTGTTAGCTACCTTTCACTAGCATTAGATAACATGTAACTTTTCGCCCTCTTTTATAAAGAGAACAACCATTATATCCTTACATTTAGTATATTAAGTGGTACTCTCTAtgctttaatttatttgtttgattttgacttcacacaaaatttaaaaaattaaaacgaaAAGAGTAGTATAATATTTGTTATCCATTTCTTGAAGAATCTAGTCATAGTACACCTTCCATATAAATACCACCATGAATCCAAATCCATTAGAATAAAATCCAATTGTAGCTCAAAATGGCGGGAAAATGTCCTTACAGCCccttttcaatcaaataataaaaccCTAGCCCATTTTCCCTATTCTCTCTTCAATTTTCCCTATGGATAATTTCAGTAAACTTTACCAATTCGTATAGATACCTTTCTTCTTTGGCCCGTTAGGGTTTCGTGTGTTCGGGTTTTTTGTAATTTGCAGCTACTTTTTAGGGTTGAATTAAGTTTGATAAGCTTATTTTTCCGGGTTGAACAAAATGGCGGATGCATTTGAAGAAGATGCTGAGAATACTGTTTCAATTGGAGAGTATCTCCAGGATCTCGAAGAACAGGAGCTGGTAATTCGCTTTCCAAATATTCAATTTTATTCCTTTTGTTCTTAATTTCATTTGATTTGTTGTATTTCAGTTTTATATATGTGTTTGAGACGTTATGTTACTacctccgtttcaatttgtttgtgtTACTTTCCTTTCTAGTCCATAATGTCTTTTTATGGgaggtggacagagttaccttatatctgttgttgttgttggtgggaggAGGCAGTTATCTCGTATAATTAGTCTCGTCTAATTAGTTGAGGTGCATCCAAGCTGGCCCAGACACCACGGttgtaaaaaaaaaacaacaaaaaggatGCCTCAATACCATTATAATAGGAAAGAGTGTTTTGTTTGTATCTGCGCctggagtttcttgttcatggtgttttggtgatatctatgattttggatagatagtttGTAGTAGTACC is a genomic window containing:
- the LOC107855339 gene encoding putative RING-H2 finger protein ATL21B, which translates into the protein MKITFLNLIINTIIITLSFFLNRLLVTSVDVCNPTSCSDMGIGPEIRFPFRLKSRQSDRCGYPGFDLSCNERGQTIVTLPFTGDFLVTDIDYSAQSMILYDPDFCLVKRLINFNLTNSSFRAEHQRNYTIVRCTSDDWLSYPNYQVAIPLYCRGVTSRNQAILAMPPSMYEQEKPIGCKLINSRVSVPLQLEDSQFWSPMEGLVLTWAEPGCRICENQGKLCGFKSDTGSDIACSNPPASKGLPRGAKYGIIIGVGVPGLVCLIGIISFAFGKFKVYSTPRRDLNSDLPTTTTAINLQSVISTRGLNRATIDSYPKTVLGESQRLPNPNDGTCPICLSDYVPKETLRTIPECNHYFHAECIDEWLKLNATCPLCRNTPDGSLHPCSSSTSLVSSSP